AGCGTCCGGTCGGCGGCGCCTCGGTTACCATCACGGGCACCACGCGCGGAGTCCAGACGGATGCCGCCGGGCGCTACACGATCTCCGTTCCGGCCGGCGCCACCTCGCTGACCGTGCGCCGGATCGGCCTCGCCACCCGCACGGTGGCCGTAGCCGCGGCGCAGAGCTCGGTAGACGTGCGGCTGCAAGACGACATCCTGAACCTGGATGCCGTCGTGGTCACCGGCCAGGCGACCGCCGTTCGGCGTGAGAACCTCGCCAACGACGTCGCGGTGGTGAACGCGCGGCAGCTCGTGGGGAACGCGCCTGCCCAGACGGTGGACCGCGCGCTCCAGGGCAAGGTGGCCGGCGCCACCATCCGCACCAACTCCGGCGCCCCCGGCGGCGGCGTGCAGATCCGCCTGCGCGGCCCGGCGACCATCACCGGCAACTCCACCCCGCTGTACGTGGTGGACGGCGTGGTGGTGAGCGACGTGGCCATTCCCGGCGGCCAGAACGCCATCTCGCGTGCCGCGAGCGCCGTGGGTGTGAACTTTTCCACCCAGGACGTGGTCGTCAACCGCATCTCGGACCTCAACCCGAACGACATCGAGAGCATCGAGATCCTCAAGGGCGCCTCCGCCTCGGCGATCTACGGCTCCAAGGCGTCGAACGGGGTGATCATCATCCGCACGAAGTCGGGCAGCACCGGCCGCACGGCCGTGAGCG
This Longimicrobium sp. DNA region includes the following protein-coding sequences:
- a CDS encoding carboxypeptidase-like regulatory domain-containing protein, whose protein sequence is MTLLLIGGSPSAASAQQRQVSGTVTGPDQRPVGGASVTITGTTRGVQTDAAGRYTISVPAGATSLTVRRIGLATRTVAVAAAQSSVDVRLQDDILNLDAVVVTGQATAVRRENLANDVAVVNARQLVGNAPAQTVDRALQGKVAGATIRTNSGAPGGGVQIRLRGPATITGNSTPLYVVDGVVVSDVAIPGGQNAISRAASAVGVNFSTQDVVVNRISDLNPNDIESIEILKGASASAIYGSKASNGVIIIRTKSGSTGRTAVS